TGACGCTTTCGCCGAGGCATCGCCCGAGAAGCGATGAGCCGAGAGGCGACTGAGGCGTGAGCACGAGCACCTCGCGACCGGCGATCGACACCCGCTCTCCTCCACCCGCCGGGGCAAGAAGATAGCTGGACTCGAAGTCCTCGCCGTCCGCGATGGTGACCAGGGCGCCGGTGGATATGGTTTCGTCGTTGCCGAACGCACGCAGCGGCATGAGGTCCAGCGCGCGGACTGCGTCCCGAAGAGTTTCGACTCTCTCCGCGAGGCCACGCGCCAGGTAACTCGCCTCCGTCGCCCGCATGTCCTTGGAGTGTTCCTGCTTCGCGTCCGGATGCACGG
This genomic window from Candidatus Binatia bacterium contains:
- a CDS encoding GreA/GreB family elongation factor, translated to MSSIDKRAVVAALRARIVFALESLTASHKAVHAGAVHPDAKQEHSKDMRATEASYLARGLAERVETLRDAVRALDLMPLRAFGNDETISTGALVTIADGEDFESSYLLAPAGGGERVSIAGREVLVLTPQSPLGSSLLGRCLGESVSVDLPAGRKAVEIVDVQ